The following coding sequences are from one Musa acuminata AAA Group cultivar baxijiao chromosome BXJ2-4, Cavendish_Baxijiao_AAA, whole genome shotgun sequence window:
- the LOC135610510 gene encoding nonsense-mediated mRNA decay factor SMG7-like produces MMTVPMDRSSAPSSRELAQRLLEKNIELENGLRRSAKSKLPSDPNAWLQMRENYETMILEDHDFSEKHDIEFVLWQLHYRRIEEFRQHINAAVSAGSNASSGGKVLVRPDKIKKLRSVFRSFLTEATGFYHDLILKIRAKYGLPLSYFNEGIETEIVLTKDEKKSADMKKGLMSCHRCLIYLGDLARYKGLYGEGDSVSCDYAAASSYYMQASSLCPFSGNPHHQLAILASYSGDDLLAVYRYFRSLAVEIPFSTARDNLIIAFEKNRQSYSLLPSNTKTASGRRLPARSAGRGRGRSDTKLLPKDSKIETTSTKDEELTMSQVFKAFATRFVRLHGILFTRTSLETFGEVFSSVIKDLNVLLSSGPEDVLNFGPATTENALTILRLVAILIFTVHNVERESENQTLQRTVLLQHAFTSAFEFVGYILKRCIALHDVASSCLLPAILIFIEWLASHPDVATGFDVEEKQAGARSFFWTQFVPFMNKLIETRLASVDGEGNETCFLNMSSYDEGETGNRLALWEDFELRGFVPLVPAQLILDFSKKHAYMNDGGRKDKVSRVERILAAGRALTNIVSVDQQRIYIDPSLKKFVIGTEPPVFEGPMDSTFLYPLDSAVVKQEIQFENVSGAALQTSNLGVSQTNAELYMGGEEEEEEIVFKPTTAEKYPDISASPVTACDSVNPGQASSATDWMTHARHFSADFDGVQMSAVSNVSSKLHPSTSNVSQLPLQFVNSDTTGWFLSDELKNMNITENGYLNKQMLQEGSSNLQPSSLSPLFSSAVSLGTNSALSGQIKAAEVVFPSTLDTILPSDATADGMAMKLSSALPPPRKNPVGRPFRHFGPPPGFSHIAPKQDGTNPNSSAKEQLPEIDDYSWLDGCRSSSSKVMGIENSFDQITYRLPYVSPASSTAFTSVSSFPFPGKQVSNVQTQVVDEQKWHDFQLFEQLKAYNGQKLQQSNPQHTLPPENCHAQSLWSGSYFV; encoded by the exons ATGATGACTGTTCCGATGGATAGGTCGTCTGCTCCCTCATCTCGGGAGCTTGCGCAACGACTTCTTGAAAAG aacATTGAACTGGAAAATGGACTGCGAAGGTCGGCAAAGTCAAAACTTCCTTCAGACCCTAATGCTTGGCTTCAGATGCGTGAGAATTATGAGACTATGATTCTTGAAGATCATGATTTTTCTGAAAAGCATGATATAGAGTTTGTCCTTTGGCAACTGCACTATAGAAGAATCGAGGAGTTCAGGCAGCACATTAATGCTGCAGTGTCGGCCGGATCAAATGCATCATCTGGTGGGAAAGTTCTCGTCCGGCCTGATAAAATCAAGAAACTCCGTTCTGTCTTTAGAAGCTTCCTGACAGAAGCTACTGGATTTTACCATGACCTGATATTGAAGATCAGGGCAAAATATGGCCTGCCTTTGAGCTACTTCAATGAGGGCATTGAGACTGAAATTGTTTTGACGAAAGATGAAAAGAAATCTGCTGACATGAAAAAAGGGCTTATGTCTTGTCACCGTTGTCTGATATATTTGGGAGACCTTGCTCGTTACAAAGGACTTTATGGAGAGGGTGACTCCGTTAGTTGTGATTATGCAGCTGCTTCAAGTTACTACATGCAGGCATCTTCTCTTTGTCCTTTCAGTGGCAATCCACATCATCAG CTAGCAATACTTGCTTCCTACTCGGGAGATGACTTGTTGGCAGTCTACCGGTACTTTAGAAGTTTGGCAGTGGAAATCCCCTTTTCAACAGCAAGAGATAACTTGATCATTGCTTTTGAGAAG AATCGACAAAGTTACTCTCTGCTGCCTAGTAATACGAAAACTGCCTCAGGCAGAAGATTGCCTGCACGTTCAGCTGggagaggtagaggaagaagTGATACAAAACTCCTTCCCAAAGACAGTAAGATTGAAACTACTTCCACCAAAGACGAAGAGTTGACCATGTCACAAGTATTTAAAGCCTTTGCCACTCGTTTTGTTCGTCTTCATGGAATCCTTTTCACACGGACAAG CTTGGAAacttttggagaagtattttcttCAGTGATTAAAGATCTGAATGTGCTTCTTTCTTCTGGTCCCGAAGACGTGCTTAATTTTGGTCCAGCTACTACAGAAAATGCGTTGACCATTTTGAGGCTTGTTGCAATTCTGATATTCACTGTACACAATGTTGAAAGGGAGTCTGAAAACCAGACATTGCAGCGTACCGTGTTGCTGCAGCATGCATTTACTTCTGCTTTTGAGTTCGTTGGATACATCCTCAAGAGATGCATAGCACTGCATGATGTTGCATCTAGCTGCCTCTTGCCGGCTATTCTGATTTTCATTGAGTGGCTGGCATCTCATCCAGATGTAGCAACCGGTTTTGATGTGGAGGAAAAACAAGCTGGAGCAAGATCATTCTTCTGGACTCAATTTGTTCCATTTATGAACAAACTTATCGAGACACGACTTGCGTCTGTCGATGGTGAGGGGAATGAAACCTGCTTTTTAAACATGAGTAGTTATGATGAAGGAGAAACTGGGAATAGGCTTGCACTATGGGAGGATTTTGAGTTGAGAGGATTTGTACCCTTAGTGCCAGCACAGCTCATTTTGGATTTTTCGAAGAAGCATGCCTACATGAATGACGGAGGCAGGAAGGACAAAGTATCACGTGTCGAAAGGATTCTGGCAGCTGGACGGGCCCTTACTAATATTGTTTCAGTTGATCAGCAGAGAATATATATTGACCCAAGCCTGAAGAAATTTGTAATAGGTACAGAGCCTCCAGTGTTTGAAGGGCCAATGGACTCTACCTTTTTATATCCGTTGGATTCGGCAGTAGTGAAACAGGAAATTCAATTTGAGAATGTATCCGGGGCAGCACTACAAACATCTAATCTTGGAGTGTCACAAACCAATGCAGAATTATAtatgggaggagaagaagaggaggaagaaattgtCTTTAAGCCTACAACTGCTGAAAAGTATCCTGATATATCTGCTTCACCGGTGACTGCTTGTGACTCTGTCAACCCTGGACAAGCATCTTCTGCAACCGATTGGATGACACATGCTCGGCATTTTTCTGCAGATTTTGATGGTGTTCAGATGTCAGCAGTATCAAATGTGAGTTCGAAACTGCATCCATCTACCAGTAATGTCTCACAGCTACCTTTGCAATTTGTAAATTCAGACACCACCGGATGGTTCTTGTCTGATGAACTGAAAAATATGAACATAACAGAAAATGGTTACTTGAACAAGCAGATGTTGCAAGAAGGCTCAAGTAACTTGCAGCCTAGTTCATTATCACCTCTATTTTCTTCTGCTGTTAGTTTGGGCACCAACAGTGCACTTTCTGGTCAGATCAAAGCTGCAGAAGTAGTGTTTCCATCTACACTTGATACTATATTGCCTTCAGACGCAACAGCTGATGGCATGGCTATGAAGCTCTCTTCAGCCTTGCCACCACCGAGGAAAAATCCTGTTGGTCGGCCCTTTAGGCACTTTGGGCCACCTCCCGGATTTAGCCATATTGCTCCGAAACAGGATGGAACAAATCCTAATTCTAGTGCAAAGGAACAGCTGCCTGAGATCGATGATTACAGCTGGCTAGATGGTTGTCGATCATCATCATCCAAAGTCATGGGAATAGAAAACTCCTTTGATCAAATTACATATAGGCTTCCGTATGTTAGTCCAGCCAGTTCTACTGCCTTTACCAGTGTTTCCAGCTTCCCATTTCCTGGGAAACAAGTTTCTAATGTGCAGACCCAAGTGGTTGATGAGCAAAAATGGCATGATTTCCAGCTTTTTGAGCAACTGAAAGCGTATAATGGGCAGAAGCTTCAGCAATCAAATCCACAGCACACTCTGCCACCTGAAAATTGTCATGCACAATCTCTTTGGTCTGGTTCATACTTCGTGTGA